From a single Planctellipticum variicoloris genomic region:
- a CDS encoding metallophosphoesterase family protein, producing MPTKLLLFSDLHRDTAAARSLVARAAGVDLAIGAGDFGNLRRHVNDCIEILRSLPCPAVLVAGNNESTEQLAKACANWPAVHVLHGTSANVLGLSVFGIGGGIPTTPFGIWSYDFTEDDAERLLATCTACDIFVTHSPPWGLVDVNSRGDHLGSRAIRRAVERLQPKLVVCGHIHGSSGQQCQLGPSTIINAGPAGVSWTLT from the coding sequence ATGCCCACAAAGCTGCTGCTCTTCAGCGATCTTCATCGCGATACCGCCGCCGCCCGCAGTCTGGTGGCGCGTGCGGCCGGCGTCGACCTCGCGATCGGCGCCGGCGACTTCGGAAATCTGCGTCGCCATGTCAACGACTGCATCGAGATCCTCCGCAGCCTGCCATGCCCCGCAGTACTGGTGGCCGGCAACAACGAATCGACCGAGCAGCTCGCCAAGGCCTGCGCCAACTGGCCCGCAGTCCATGTTCTGCACGGAACCTCGGCCAACGTTCTTGGTCTCAGCGTGTTCGGAATCGGGGGCGGTATCCCGACGACACCCTTCGGAATCTGGAGCTACGACTTCACCGAGGACGACGCGGAGCGCTTGCTCGCGACTTGCACAGCCTGCGACATCTTCGTGACCCATTCGCCGCCGTGGGGCCTGGTCGATGTCAATTCCCGCGGCGATCACCTCGGCAGCCGCGCGATCCGCCGGGCGGTCGAACGGCTGCAGCCCAAGCTCGTTGTCTGCGGCCACATCCACGGCAGCTCCGGCCAGCAGTGCCAGCTCGGCCCGTCGACCATCATCAACGCCGGCCCGGCGGGGGTTTCATGGACCCTCACGTAG
- a CDS encoding carbohydrate kinase family protein: MAAAAAVLGLGHVVVDHVVWLPAYPTVDSKNNILRSRIQVGGPVPTALVLLARWGLPARFLGVIGDDPDGLRILADLQREGVDPSLVVRRRGLQTGFAHVWVEQGTGRRTVASYRPDRPVQPEELPKTLWDDTRLLHLDGWPGETAVHAAASARAQGIPVSLDAGSVRPDMDRLLPLVDVLTAPERFARDFCRTADVPAAARALLAIGPQTVYLTRDAAGARAWTRAVPPSTEPGTWTQPALDIAPVDTNGAGDTFAGAVLYGTLSGWPVPKTLQAACVAAGLKCTRPGNRDALPALSDVLARLG; this comes from the coding sequence ATGGCGGCTGCCGCGGCGGTCCTGGGGCTGGGGCATGTGGTCGTCGACCACGTGGTCTGGCTCCCCGCATATCCCACGGTCGACTCGAAAAACAACATCCTGCGCTCCCGCATCCAGGTCGGCGGCCCGGTTCCCACGGCTCTGGTCCTGCTGGCCCGCTGGGGCCTGCCGGCCCGATTTCTGGGAGTCATCGGCGACGACCCGGACGGCCTGCGGATTCTCGCCGACCTGCAGCGGGAAGGAGTCGATCCCTCCCTCGTCGTCCGCCGCCGGGGTCTGCAGACCGGCTTTGCACACGTCTGGGTGGAGCAGGGGACTGGCCGCCGGACCGTCGCCAGCTATCGCCCGGACCGTCCGGTTCAGCCGGAAGAACTGCCGAAGACTTTGTGGGACGACACCCGGCTGCTGCATCTCGACGGTTGGCCTGGCGAGACGGCCGTCCATGCCGCGGCGAGCGCCCGGGCCCAGGGCATCCCGGTCTCGCTCGATGCCGGCAGCGTCCGCCCGGACATGGACCGGCTGCTGCCGCTGGTCGACGTATTGACGGCCCCGGAACGCTTCGCCCGCGATTTCTGCCGGACCGCCGACGTGCCGGCCGCGGCCCGCGCCCTCCTGGCGATCGGACCGCAAACCGTTTATCTGACCCGCGACGCCGCAGGCGCCCGCGCCTGGACGCGTGCCGTACCGCCATCGACCGAACCCGGCACGTGGACCCAGCCGGCCCTCGACATCGCACCCGTCGACACCAACGGGGCCGGCGACACGTTCGCCGGCGCCGTCCTCTATGGGACGCTCAGCGGCTGGCCTGTTCCAAAAACTCTGCAGGCGGCCTGCGTCGCCGCCGGGTTGAAGTGCACCCGTCCCGGCAACCGCGACGCATTGCCGGCCCTGTCCGACGTCCTCGCCCGTCTCGGATGA
- a CDS encoding Swt1 family HEPN domain-containing protein, with translation MPTEHERIGMGLDLLTQGLLPFFQQELHAVYGEGWEKAARASFRNDKLPAGAKPDDPAWDAHAVLTIMWDQWNAVFRRRLGLLERSLVGELREYRNRWVHQANFSEDDCYRVLDSAQRLLHAVHAKSGEGDLERLKLDVLREKFGRKVNEDLQRARFNRERMTDILLYSVCALAISISLFLFFGSRQLLPSIVMASFVVFTFGFLIFKRINSAIPVYGVHECQKCRRIIYSEFCPYCEPAQLRQVMLSPTAPQPSSITEPLPLQPVEEA, from the coding sequence TTGCCGACTGAACACGAACGTATTGGCATGGGCCTCGACCTGCTGACGCAGGGGCTGCTGCCGTTCTTCCAGCAGGAACTGCACGCCGTCTACGGCGAAGGCTGGGAAAAAGCCGCACGCGCCAGTTTCCGCAACGACAAGCTCCCCGCGGGCGCCAAACCGGACGACCCCGCCTGGGACGCCCACGCCGTCCTGACAATCATGTGGGACCAGTGGAACGCCGTCTTTCGGCGACGGCTGGGGCTGCTGGAACGGAGCCTCGTCGGCGAATTGCGGGAATACCGCAACCGCTGGGTCCATCAGGCGAACTTCAGCGAAGACGACTGTTACCGCGTCCTCGACAGCGCCCAGCGACTGCTGCACGCCGTCCATGCGAAGTCGGGCGAAGGCGACCTGGAACGCCTGAAGCTCGACGTTCTGCGAGAAAAGTTCGGCCGGAAGGTCAACGAGGATCTGCAGCGGGCGCGGTTCAACCGCGAACGGATGACCGACATCCTCCTCTACAGCGTCTGTGCGCTGGCGATAAGCATCAGTCTGTTTCTCTTCTTCGGTTCCCGGCAGCTCCTGCCGTCGATCGTGATGGCCTCGTTCGTCGTCTTCACCTTCGGCTTCCTGATCTTCAAACGCATCAACTCGGCGATTCCCGTCTACGGCGTCCACGAATGCCAGAAGTGCCGCCGGATCATCTACAGCGAGTTCTGCCCGTATTGCGAACCGGCTCAACTGCGGCAGGTCATGCTCAGCCCAACGGCGCCGCAGCCGAGCTCGATCACCGAACCGCTGCCGTTGCAGCCGGTCGAAGAGGCCTGA
- a CDS encoding NHL repeat-containing protein, whose product MLRTFAVLGLLLGSAAVHAEDMQYPLAAAVAKDGTIYIADRDLPGVWKWADGKLEVYFRGSKKFRTPLNAVRCLAIDKDGKLLAGDSSTREIYRFDDQGQPQPLTKGNVGIPMALAIAHDGAIIAGDQEIQRIVRVPAPGGEPEILAEITAPRGVTVDGDGAIWVASHGKDAVVKFSPDGKTREVIAAGRPFQFSHHIVVAPDNKTAYVVDGYAKTIWKVEPGAEPKPLLAGEPLKNPVGLAWTDAGLIVVDPHTKTVYRLSFDGKLETLFPAK is encoded by the coding sequence ATGCTTCGCACTTTCGCCGTTCTCGGCCTCCTCCTCGGTTCCGCCGCCGTTCATGCCGAAGACATGCAGTACCCGCTTGCCGCGGCGGTGGCGAAGGACGGGACGATTTACATTGCCGACCGCGATCTCCCCGGCGTCTGGAAGTGGGCCGACGGCAAGCTCGAAGTCTATTTCCGCGGTTCGAAGAAATTCCGCACGCCCCTCAACGCCGTCCGCTGTCTGGCGATCGACAAGGACGGCAAGCTGCTGGCGGGCGATTCGTCGACGCGCGAAATCTACCGCTTCGACGACCAGGGCCAGCCTCAGCCGCTGACCAAGGGGAACGTCGGCATCCCGATGGCGCTAGCCATCGCCCATGACGGGGCGATCATCGCCGGCGATCAGGAAATCCAGCGGATTGTCCGCGTCCCCGCCCCCGGCGGCGAACCCGAGATTCTGGCGGAGATCACTGCTCCCCGCGGCGTCACGGTCGACGGCGACGGAGCGATCTGGGTCGCCAGCCACGGTAAAGACGCGGTCGTCAAGTTCTCACCCGACGGCAAGACCCGCGAAGTGATCGCCGCGGGCCGGCCGTTCCAGTTCTCGCACCACATCGTGGTCGCGCCGGACAACAAGACGGCCTATGTCGTCGACGGCTACGCCAAGACGATCTGGAAGGTTGAGCCGGGCGCCGAGCCCAAGCCTCTCTTGGCCGGAGAGCCGCTCAAGAACCCGGTGGGCCTGGCCTGGACCGACGCGGGGCTGATCGTAGTCGATCCTCACACCAAAACCGTCTACCGGCTCTCCTTCGACGGCAAGCTGGAAACGCTCTTCCCGGCGAAGTAG
- a CDS encoding PQQ-binding-like beta-propeller repeat protein yields MYVFRCSMAVLAGAGLALCSVNAGEWTRFRGSDGNSIAGESRHPTEWGENVNVAWKVPIPGRGWSQPVVTGDRVFVTTAVTENEEQPKRFDGGITPGAKDARQSDYQWKVYCLSLKTGEILWERTPFEGKPETPKHRGNTYASETPVTDGERVIAYFGMRGVVCFDLAGQQQWSKSLGSYPTQAGWGTGSSPLILGNAVVIQCDNDKSSFLVGLDKRTGDELWRIDRDEKTNWSTPYLWKNKLRTELVVAGGKKMRSYDPESREILWEMAGSGRTSVSPVGDDELLYVDSVNWFQGSPGRLAAIRAGASGDISLPNDKTTSSPSVAWSINLTSYRNSSPLLYEGGLYMLEQSGGIVRCFDAKTGKVRFQQRLPDSPGFAASPWSSQGKVFLLDDAGTTFVLEPGPAYKLIASNKLSDEIFWSSAAITGDQLLLRGQGHVYCIRE; encoded by the coding sequence ATGTACGTCTTCCGTTGTTCAATGGCTGTGCTCGCTGGAGCGGGGCTCGCACTCTGTTCGGTCAATGCCGGCGAATGGACTCGCTTTCGCGGTTCCGACGGAAACAGCATCGCCGGCGAATCCCGGCATCCGACGGAGTGGGGCGAAAACGTCAACGTGGCCTGGAAGGTTCCGATTCCGGGACGCGGCTGGTCTCAGCCGGTGGTCACGGGCGACAGGGTGTTTGTGACGACCGCCGTGACCGAGAACGAAGAGCAGCCGAAGCGCTTCGACGGAGGGATCACGCCGGGCGCGAAGGATGCGCGGCAGAGCGACTATCAGTGGAAGGTCTATTGTCTGTCGCTGAAAACGGGAGAAATCCTCTGGGAACGGACGCCGTTCGAGGGGAAGCCGGAGACGCCTAAGCATCGCGGCAACACCTATGCCTCGGAGACGCCGGTCACCGACGGCGAACGGGTGATCGCCTATTTCGGGATGCGCGGCGTCGTCTGCTTCGACCTCGCCGGGCAGCAACAGTGGAGCAAGAGCCTGGGGTCCTACCCCACGCAGGCGGGCTGGGGAACGGGCAGCTCGCCGCTAATCCTGGGGAACGCAGTGGTGATCCAGTGCGATAACGACAAGTCGTCGTTCCTGGTCGGGCTCGACAAGCGGACGGGGGACGAACTGTGGCGCATCGACCGGGATGAGAAAACCAACTGGTCGACACCCTACCTCTGGAAAAACAAGTTGCGCACGGAGCTGGTCGTCGCCGGCGGCAAGAAGATGCGCTCCTACGATCCCGAGTCGCGAGAGATCCTGTGGGAGATGGCCGGCAGCGGCAGGACTTCGGTCTCTCCGGTCGGCGATGACGAGCTGCTCTACGTCGATTCCGTCAACTGGTTCCAGGGCAGCCCGGGCCGCCTCGCCGCCATCCGCGCGGGAGCGTCCGGCGACATTTCGCTGCCGAACGATAAAACGACTTCCAGCCCATCCGTCGCGTGGAGCATCAATCTGACGTCCTACCGCAACTCTTCCCCGCTGCTGTACGAGGGCGGTCTCTACATGCTGGAGCAGTCCGGGGGCATCGTCCGCTGCTTCGACGCGAAGACGGGCAAAGTCCGCTTTCAGCAGCGTCTCCCGGATTCGCCGGGGTTCGCCGCGTCCCCCTGGTCCAGCCAGGGAAAAGTCTTCCTGCTGGACGACGCCGGAACAACATTCGTGCTGGAGCCCGGCCCGGCCTACAAGCTGATTGCGTCGAACAAGCTGAGCGACGAGATCTTCTGGTCGTCAGCCGCGATCACCGGCGACCAGCTCCTGCTGCGCGGGCAGGGGCATGTGTATTGCATTCGGGAGTGA
- a CDS encoding thermonuclease family protein: MVDAGFLRVTRTAISAWLVISLFAGCDQFDLASALSSRPPTEPRIVETLTGKVIRIADGDTLTILTDDNLQVKIRLEGIDAPERGQAYGMRATTALAEMVSGRVVNVHTTGTDKYDRTLGFVEVDGTDVNLKLVEDGWGWHFTKYNSQEKFATAERAARAAKRGLWAQDRPMAPWDYRGLEKPVIVPAGFVGPRITAAEKPEIVPASSTRKFWLNTGTGVRHNSRCRNFANTNHGYFCRSTEGRACGICGG, translated from the coding sequence ATGGTGGACGCCGGCTTCCTACGCGTCACGCGTACCGCTATCTCTGCGTGGCTGGTCATTTCCCTGTTCGCCGGCTGCGACCAGTTCGACTTGGCGTCCGCGCTCTCCTCCCGGCCGCCGACAGAACCGAGGATCGTCGAGACGCTCACTGGGAAGGTGATCCGGATCGCCGACGGGGACACGCTGACCATCCTGACCGATGACAACCTGCAGGTGAAGATCCGGCTGGAGGGGATTGATGCCCCGGAACGCGGCCAGGCCTACGGGATGAGAGCCACGACTGCACTGGCCGAGATGGTCTCCGGGAGGGTGGTCAACGTCCATACGACAGGCACTGACAAGTACGACCGCACGCTCGGCTTCGTCGAGGTCGACGGCACCGATGTCAACTTGAAGCTCGTGGAGGACGGCTGGGGCTGGCATTTCACGAAGTACAACAGCCAGGAAAAGTTCGCGACCGCCGAGAGGGCTGCTCGTGCCGCAAAGCGCGGACTCTGGGCGCAGGACAGGCCGATGGCCCCCTGGGATTACCGGGGATTGGAAAAACCGGTCATCGTTCCGGCGGGTTTCGTCGGTCCCCGTATTACCGCCGCGGAAAAGCCCGAGATCGTGCCTGCGAGTTCGACCAGGAAGTTTTGGCTGAATACCGGTACCGGCGTCCGTCACAATTCCCGCTGCAGGAACTTCGCCAACACGAATCACGGCTACTTTTGCCGTTCGACCGAGGGGCGAGCGTGCGGGATTTGCGGAGGTTAG
- a CDS encoding REP-associated tyrosine transposase, producing MRPPHRKLVQHLEERGHVHELTFSCYRRMPLLTNDLWRTWFCEAVDRAVARHDYRLFAFVIMPEHVHLLVQPRQDASPISSLLTAIKRPFSGRIKRDLMQRSSPLVETLTVRQRPGVETFRFWQEGPGYDRNLFEPNAIVLAVDYIHCNPVRRGLCERAIDWKWSSARYHLLPAEPLDPLLPRLTPLPPELLE from the coding sequence ATGCGACCGCCACATCGAAAGCTGGTGCAACATCTTGAAGAGCGGGGACACGTGCACGAATTGACGTTCTCGTGCTACCGCCGGATGCCATTGCTGACGAACGATCTCTGGCGGACATGGTTCTGCGAGGCCGTCGACCGGGCCGTCGCCCGACACGACTATCGGCTATTTGCGTTTGTGATCATGCCCGAGCACGTTCACCTGCTGGTTCAGCCGCGGCAGGATGCCAGCCCGATATCGTCGTTGCTGACGGCTATCAAACGGCCCTTTTCCGGTCGGATCAAACGGGATCTGATGCAACGTTCGAGTCCGCTGGTCGAGACGCTGACGGTTCGCCAGCGGCCGGGAGTGGAAACGTTCCGGTTCTGGCAGGAAGGACCGGGGTATGACCGCAATCTCTTCGAACCGAACGCAATCGTTCTGGCCGTCGACTACATCCACTGCAATCCCGTTCGTCGGGGTTTGTGTGAGCGGGCTATCGACTGGAAGTGGTCGAGTGCCCGGTACCACCTGCTGCCCGCTGAACCGCTCGATCCACTGTTGCCCCGGCTGACACCGCTGCCGCCGGAATTGCTGGAGTGA
- a CDS encoding PQQ-binding-like beta-propeller repeat protein codes for MRRVTRRAGAVGVWSVVLASGLCLVSPAWSQAPPGVAGPPAARDPALATHLPWIFRERTQIVIDERIAESVAMQRYEDAVALLRQLLAQDHDSWMISANRQEILSVRSHATSLVWNSPAARADSVGIWSRELAASVRDDEPSSELWRVFSSGGRTDAAGDAARILAGRLADRGELGLAAGLLEFAGDGNAGAGAIRELLGRRGDSLNAVQHGELSTTLPPDPEADEWSLPLGDRRGMPSIGQGLPVRRPEWSWTTVAADSPESAVIDQWRQICDERGFPPVMPISPVIVRDTVVFRTATQIFAIGLFDGQLRWSVASDRSIRDRIAEIREGVAAPDVTASIREWFGANEKLRTLSSDGQRVYAIDGPPSIVRAFANRGIRFTDMVDVPISNRLVALNLAPAEPGKSQVAWELVASDRGRQEGCHFLGHPVAAGEWLLCLAELQREIVLLMIEAESGEVVWRQPLAAVPHRLTEESERARLFRNYSPVVMDGIAICPTSTGLAVAVDFTRRQLKWLQVVGPAPQALQQVRRGVAAEAQTTPDPWGFLSRWQVVGDSVYLSAPESRWLHAFDVDTGDIRWRAPLGEREFFAGILADCAVVLGTSEVRRHALTDGGLLGRTPLPAPPAGQPLLLGDRLLVPLLNGTHWSFDPATGNGLEDAWLQSKEGCEHLYPAGEFVVEMRPESVTVFPTESRARHDLELARTSGRLSDAASLEAELAILNRDLPKAEGLLERAISGASSEGLRLPMQRRLREVLLTGLQRGEVADGHRFRRLQELSVTPAEVAEVRVRESVWLREQGHWAELLGLLEQTESLPGDALTTTAGDPERQVSMDGFREGLAHEIAESPIRPAFVTRLKQQLDRAQRDSDVTLLLRLVELARPVGELDAQRLEVARQLDALGLRGAAEQLRLSLKESDDPQVAIAASQDLCQLWAAGGWLTWAARECRDLQRSGGLDPAWSKTFDETPAGAVVRELAQAEWPEELHARIEVQSRDRTVVIPPLMEQTGRRSRGLLGDLDSWTPRTGDMPDFGFQGSMNASRLALPPDWPVGFVGNARWGLNLVDRFGAVAGRESELRYSRASPAYATGGNDSEIGTSGTLIPLAVPGGVLAISPLDTDKEHVWTQRPAILRTRTAYPKCGSLHPDVAVLQSHNVLFAVNTVDGRLRWIRRDLPSRSGYDRNTSAGVFGTRDRVAVVNANHKDFLVYRQRDGSSLGTVTLPRSGSNRDVVVGDSLFFVGDPPELGSTIRPLMRWSADDNLAEVVDVLHERLQIRAVDDNHVCYLAPGPVLKLYAVAERRELLAVPLSAEQTQQVREFRAWLDEDRLYVNVQRESQRVATRDFNEYPRLVPMGGPELQPIRDDLFAVDLKTQQIVWSRRLPLRGLLPLTSWRAPFWLLFSNIRHREDQTLLTMRVELLDLRTGEIVAARDSLPTQESLLGLFVDPARREFSVLGNSRIFRISVNPGRLTPGPTRQAQSPRLDPR; via the coding sequence ATGCGCAGAGTCACGCGACGAGCTGGAGCGGTGGGCGTGTGGAGCGTCGTGCTGGCGAGCGGGCTGTGCCTGGTCTCGCCCGCCTGGAGCCAGGCCCCGCCGGGCGTCGCCGGCCCCCCGGCGGCCCGCGACCCCGCCCTCGCCACCCACCTCCCCTGGATCTTCAGAGAGCGGACCCAGATCGTCATTGATGAACGCATCGCCGAAAGTGTCGCAATGCAGCGATACGAGGACGCCGTCGCGCTGCTCAGGCAGCTCCTGGCTCAAGACCACGATAGCTGGATGATTTCCGCGAACCGTCAGGAGATCCTGTCAGTCCGTTCGCATGCGACCAGCCTTGTATGGAATTCTCCGGCGGCTCGGGCCGACTCCGTCGGGATCTGGAGTCGCGAGCTGGCGGCATCGGTACGCGACGATGAACCGAGTTCCGAGTTGTGGCGGGTCTTCAGCTCGGGGGGGCGGACCGACGCAGCCGGAGATGCGGCCCGGATTCTGGCAGGGCGGCTTGCGGATCGAGGGGAACTCGGGCTCGCCGCTGGTTTGCTGGAGTTTGCAGGTGATGGCAACGCCGGGGCAGGTGCAATCCGGGAACTTCTCGGAAGGCGGGGAGACAGCCTGAACGCGGTGCAACACGGGGAACTCTCTACAACATTGCCACCCGACCCTGAAGCGGACGAATGGAGCTTGCCGCTGGGGGATCGCCGCGGGATGCCTTCAATCGGGCAGGGATTGCCGGTACGGCGGCCGGAATGGTCCTGGACGACTGTCGCCGCGGATTCACCGGAATCGGCGGTCATCGATCAGTGGCGGCAGATCTGTGATGAACGCGGTTTTCCGCCTGTGATGCCGATCTCTCCGGTCATCGTTCGCGACACGGTCGTCTTCCGGACGGCCACGCAGATTTTCGCGATTGGACTGTTTGACGGTCAGTTGCGGTGGAGCGTCGCCAGTGATCGTTCCATCCGAGATCGGATTGCAGAAATCCGTGAAGGAGTCGCCGCGCCGGATGTGACCGCCTCGATCCGGGAGTGGTTTGGCGCGAATGAAAAGCTGAGGACGCTTTCGAGCGACGGGCAACGCGTGTATGCGATCGACGGCCCCCCCAGCATCGTGAGGGCATTTGCGAACCGGGGCATCCGATTCACGGACATGGTCGACGTCCCCATCTCCAATCGGCTGGTGGCGTTGAATCTCGCTCCCGCTGAACCGGGCAAGTCTCAGGTTGCCTGGGAGCTCGTGGCATCCGACCGCGGTCGCCAGGAGGGCTGCCACTTTCTCGGTCATCCGGTGGCGGCGGGGGAATGGCTGCTCTGCCTGGCGGAGCTGCAGCGGGAAATTGTCCTGCTGATGATTGAGGCCGAATCTGGAGAAGTTGTCTGGCGTCAACCGCTGGCGGCGGTCCCCCATCGGCTGACCGAAGAATCCGAGCGGGCTCGGCTCTTCCGGAATTACAGCCCCGTCGTCATGGACGGAATCGCCATCTGTCCGACCAGTACGGGGCTCGCTGTGGCCGTCGATTTCACCCGCCGACAGCTCAAATGGCTGCAGGTCGTCGGGCCCGCTCCACAGGCTCTGCAGCAGGTGCGTCGCGGCGTTGCCGCCGAGGCCCAGACAACTCCCGATCCCTGGGGATTTCTGTCGCGCTGGCAGGTCGTTGGCGATAGCGTTTATCTTTCCGCCCCGGAGTCCCGCTGGCTCCATGCGTTTGACGTAGACACCGGGGACATCCGCTGGCGGGCGCCGCTGGGAGAACGGGAATTCTTTGCCGGAATTCTGGCCGATTGCGCCGTCGTGCTGGGGACTTCTGAAGTTCGCCGCCACGCGCTGACTGATGGAGGACTTCTCGGGAGGACGCCTCTCCCGGCCCCTCCCGCCGGTCAACCGCTGCTGCTGGGCGATCGCCTGCTGGTTCCGCTGCTGAACGGGACCCATTGGTCGTTCGATCCGGCGACGGGCAATGGACTCGAAGACGCCTGGCTGCAGTCGAAGGAAGGTTGCGAGCACCTCTATCCCGCCGGCGAATTCGTGGTTGAGATGCGCCCCGAGTCAGTGACGGTCTTCCCCACAGAGTCCAGAGCCCGGCACGACCTGGAGCTGGCTCGGACGTCCGGGCGGCTGTCCGATGCTGCTTCGCTTGAGGCCGAGCTGGCGATTCTGAATCGCGATCTCCCAAAGGCTGAAGGACTTCTGGAGCGGGCCATTTCCGGCGCGTCGTCGGAGGGGCTGCGGCTGCCGATGCAACGCCGGCTGCGCGAGGTCCTGCTCACTGGACTGCAACGCGGCGAAGTGGCAGACGGTCATCGGTTCCGTCGGTTGCAGGAACTTTCCGTCACGCCCGCCGAGGTCGCTGAAGTTCGTGTTCGCGAATCGGTCTGGCTGCGCGAGCAGGGCCACTGGGCGGAACTGCTGGGTTTGCTCGAACAGACGGAATCGCTCCCGGGTGACGCGCTGACGACAACGGCCGGAGATCCGGAACGGCAAGTGTCGATGGATGGTTTCCGGGAAGGACTGGCGCATGAGATCGCCGAATCGCCGATTCGGCCGGCCTTCGTCACCCGGCTGAAACAACAGCTCGATCGGGCGCAGCGCGACAGCGATGTCACGTTACTGCTGCGGCTCGTCGAACTGGCCCGGCCGGTCGGTGAACTGGATGCGCAACGCCTGGAGGTCGCACGCCAGCTCGATGCGCTCGGGCTGCGAGGTGCGGCCGAGCAGCTCCGTCTATCGCTGAAGGAGTCGGACGATCCGCAGGTGGCCATCGCCGCCAGCCAGGATCTGTGCCAGCTCTGGGCCGCTGGCGGCTGGCTGACCTGGGCGGCGCGGGAGTGTCGCGATCTGCAGCGGTCCGGCGGGCTGGATCCGGCCTGGAGCAAAACATTTGACGAAACGCCCGCAGGAGCCGTCGTGCGCGAGCTGGCGCAGGCGGAGTGGCCGGAGGAGCTGCATGCGCGGATCGAAGTCCAATCGCGGGACCGGACAGTCGTCATTCCACCGCTCATGGAACAGACGGGGCGCCGGTCCCGCGGGCTGCTCGGAGATCTCGACAGTTGGACGCCGCGAACCGGTGACATGCCGGACTTCGGATTTCAGGGGAGCATGAATGCATCCCGACTGGCGCTGCCCCCGGATTGGCCCGTTGGATTTGTGGGAAACGCCCGCTGGGGACTGAATCTCGTCGATCGCTTCGGCGCGGTCGCGGGACGGGAATCGGAGCTGCGCTACTCCCGCGCCAGCCCGGCGTACGCGACCGGCGGCAACGACTCGGAAATCGGAACCAGCGGCACTTTGATTCCTCTTGCCGTTCCCGGCGGCGTGCTGGCGATCTCGCCGCTCGATACCGACAAGGAGCACGTCTGGACCCAGCGGCCGGCGATCCTCCGCACCCGAACGGCCTATCCGAAGTGCGGTTCGCTCCACCCGGATGTCGCAGTCCTGCAATCCCATAATGTGCTGTTCGCGGTCAACACGGTCGACGGTCGCCTGCGGTGGATCCGGCGCGACCTGCCGTCTCGATCCGGCTACGACCGGAATACGTCCGCCGGGGTGTTCGGCACGCGCGATCGGGTCGCTGTCGTTAACGCCAATCACAAGGACTTTCTCGTCTACCGCCAGCGCGACGGCTCGTCGCTCGGAACCGTAACGCTGCCGCGATCGGGATCGAATCGGGATGTCGTCGTGGGCGACTCGCTGTTCTTCGTCGGCGACCCTCCCGAACTCGGCAGTACAATTCGACCCTTGATGCGGTGGAGCGCCGACGACAATCTGGCCGAGGTTGTAGACGTGCTGCACGAGCGGCTCCAGATTCGCGCCGTCGATGACAACCACGTCTGCTACCTGGCGCCGGGGCCGGTTCTGAAACTGTATGCGGTTGCGGAACGCCGGGAACTGCTGGCCGTGCCGTTGTCGGCCGAGCAGACGCAACAGGTCCGCGAATTCCGGGCGTGGCTGGATGAGGACAGGCTGTACGTGAACGTTCAACGTGAATCGCAGCGCGTCGCAACCCGCGATTTTAACGAGTACCCTCGGCTGGTTCCGATGGGCGGACCGGAACTGCAGCCGATCCGCGACGATCTGTTCGCCGTCGATCTCAAAACGCAACAGATCGTCTGGAGCCGTCGCCTCCCGTTGCGGGGCCTGCTCCCCCTGACGAGCTGGCGAGCCCCGTTCTGGCTGTTGTTTTCGAACATCCGGCATCGCGAAGATCAGACGCTGCTGACCATGCGGGTGGAGTTGCTGGATCTCCGCACTGGCGAAATCGTGGCGGCCCGCGACTCGCTCCCGACACAGGAGTCGCTGCTGGGCCTGTTCGTCGATCCCGCCCGGCGGGAATTCTCGGTCCTCGGCAACTCGCGAATCTTCCGCATCTCGGTCAACCCGGGCCGCCTGACCCCAGGTCCGACCCGCCAGGCGCAGTCGCCACGGCTTGACCCGCGGTGA